A genomic stretch from Lathyrus oleraceus cultivar Zhongwan6 chromosome 2, CAAS_Psat_ZW6_1.0, whole genome shotgun sequence includes:
- the LOC127122210 gene encoding uncharacterized protein LOC127122210: MLQGYFARKVWPDFGSPLSRCSNTSHQFNDPPLRSFLFQDFQLTQSLEEFDRLLGFSMKGKTPYNRIGQVPEVEMLALALHIPISDALANWKKRENLFGFWRAYLEEEAERLFVIHHWDALANILALPIYGLVLFPTHEGFIDSVTISIFWAVWKDKQSLVPPLLADTFHTLHTRHQKKNGMLICCLPLLYNWLISYVFKPNAHISEMSNGEWARTLVYLSSKDIIWYRHKLNVEEIIISCGSFPNIPLIGSKGYISYNLMLAL; this comes from the coding sequence ATGCTTCAGGGTTACTTTGCAAGGAAAGTTTGGCCAGATTTTGGATCTCCTCTCAGTAGATGTTCAAACACCAGCCATCAGTTCAATGATCCTCCGCTTCGAAGTTTCTTATTCCAAGACTTTCAGTTGACTCAGAGCTTGGAGGAATTCGACCGGCTCTTGGGATTTTCTATGAAAGGAAAGACACCATATAATAGAATTGGTCAGGTACCTGAGGTAGAGATGCTAGCCCTTGCACTCCACATCCCCATATCTGATGCATTGGCTAATTGGAAGAAAAGGGAGAATCTCTTTGGTTTTTGGAGGGCTTACCTAGAAGAAGAAGCAGAAAGGCTGTTTGTGATACATCATTGGGATGCATTGGCAAATATACTAGCTCTTCCCATATATGGGCTAGTATTGTTCCCAACACATGAAGGTTTTATAGATTCAGTTACCATAAGTATCTTTTGGGCCGTTTGGAAGGATAAACAAAGTTTGGTTCCTCCACTACTAGCTGACACTTTTCATACTTTGCATACTCGACATCAAAAGAAGAATGGAATGTTGATATGTTGCCTTCCATTGCTTTATAATTGGCTTATCTCATATGTGTTCAAGCCTAATGCTCACATCAGTGAAATGTCCAATGGGGAGTGGGCAAGAACTCTAGTGTATTTGTCTAGTAAGGATATCATTTGGTACCGACACAAGCTGAATGTTGAAGAAATCATTATCAGTTGTGGTAGTTTCCCAAATATACCACTAATAGGATCTAAAGGTTACATCAGCTACAACCTCATGTTAGCTCTGTGA